Genomic DNA from Amycolatopsis alba DSM 44262:
TGTGGCTCGGCGGTGGCAAGGGGGACAACGCTGGTGTCATGCGCCGTCTCGCCGGTGTCGTGATCGCGCTGGCGATCATCGGCCTCGCGGTGAGTGGTGCCGGAGTCAACGTGGGCCAGTGGATCGCCGGCCTCTTCACAGGCTGAGGGCTCGCGTTGCGTATCCGCACCGATGACGAGGTCTACCGGGTCGATGCCGTGTGGCTCGGCCCGCCGAAAGCGACTTTTCCCTGGAGAGCCCGCTACGTCGCGTGGCTCGTCGGTATCCCGGTCTTCCTGCTCGTGCTCACCACCGAACGGTGGGCAGGGTGGAGCTTCGGGTTCTTCTCGACCGCCTGGGCCTTCGTCGCCACAATTGTGATCACCAGATTGATCACGGCCAAGATCAGCCACGAGCGCCCGCTGGGCGCCGTGGCCGCGATGGCGGCGAAAGAGCTCAACTCACCAAGAGAACGGACCACGGGCACGGGTGGCGCGGCGAGCGCGTCCCGCATCCGGGTACGGGCGAACCGCCCGCTACCGAAGCACCGCAGGAGACGGCAGTACCAGCACCACGGCTACGGCGGCGGCGCCGGAGCTCAGGGAACACCACGAGCGCGTCGGAGCCGCCCTGCGGCTCAGGCCGGGAGGTAGTCGTTGTTCGGTCGCGGCGGAAGCCGAGGAAAACGTGATCGTGACCTGCACCAAGGGGCCTGGAACCCGCCCCAGCAGGTCCGCTCCGCGCAGCCCAAGAAGGCCGGCAAGGGAAGGCGGCTGCCCGGCGAGGCGGCCATACCCACCTATACCCCGTCCATCGCGGCGCGAAGCATCGACGGGCACCTGTTACGCACCGGGTACGAGGTCTACGCCTGGTACCGGCTCGCGCCGCAGCGCTGGTCGTTCCGGTCGGACTCGCAGCGCCGTGACCTGATCGCGGCCATCGCCGGGCAGTACGCGGAGCTCCAGGGCCGCTGGCTGCACCTGCGCGTGACCAACCGGCCGTACCCGATCCGCATGTGGGCCGAGGCCCACGTGCACAACGCCGTCGGCCGTCCCCAGGACGTCCAGGGCGCCTTGTCCTTCGACGACTATCTCATCGGCGAGCAGCAGCAGCTGATGGGCCGTTCGATGGCCGAAAAAGAGGTCTACCTGGGTGTCCAGGTGCAGACCAGGCGGATGATCGACCGCGCGGTCGAGAGCGCCGCCCCGGTGCTGCGCAAGATCCTGCCGGAGGCCGTCGACGCCGAACTGGCCGCGCTCGACTCCGAGGTCGAACACCTCGACCAGGTGATCGGCTCCGCCGGGCTCGAAGGCCGCCCGGTGCACGCCGAGGAGATGTCCTGGCTGATGCACCGGTCGTGCTCGCTGGGCCTGCCCGCGCCGCGCAACATGCCCGCGGTCCCCGGCGCCGCCTGGGAGCCCGAGGACCTCGCCAGTTTCACCGACGCGGCGGACTTCCACGCCGAGCCGTACGCGCCGACGGTCACCGTCCGCGGCCGCACCGGCTCCAACGCCGGGGTCTCGCGGCACCTCGCCGTCCTCACCGTCGGCCAGATGCACGGCCTGCAGATCCCCGAGGTCGACGACCCCTGGATCCAGCACGCGGACCGGCTGCCCGCCGCGGTCGAGGTGTCCGCGCGGATCTACGTCCGGCGGCCCGAAGAGGTCGCCGGTGAGCTGCAGCGCCAGATGAACAAGGTCCGTTCGCAGGTCAAGCACTACACCGACGAGCACGAGCTGGAGCCGCCGCAGTCGCTGGCGCGCCAGGCGGGCCGGGTGCTGGAGATCGACGACGAGATGACGTCGGGCTTCACCGCGCTGGCCACCCGCGTCCGCTCGTGGTGGCGGCTGGCGGTGTCCGGGCCGACCGAACGTGACGCGCTGCGCCTCGCTCAGCAGCTTCTGGACCTCTACAAGCCGAAGATCGCCGTCGAGCATCCCGAAGCCCAGTACGCGCTGGCCAGGGAGTTCATCCCCGGCGAGCCACTGGCCTCGGCGGCGTACATGCGCCGCGGCTCGGTCGTGTGGGCGTCCTCCTCGGTGCCGACGGCGACGGCCGAGGTGGGCGACCGCCGCGGCATCCTGCTCGGCGAGACCGTGACCGCGACCCGGCGCCCGGTGGCCTGGGACCCGTGGATGGCGCAGGAGATCCGCGACGGCTCGGGCCTGACGGCGATGGTCGCCGGCCTCGGTGGCGGCAAGTCGTTCCTCGGCGGCGGCATCGTCTACAAGACGCTCCGCGCGGGCGCGCACTGGACGATCCTCGACCCGTCCGGTCCGCTGTCACGGCTGTGCGACCTGCCCGAACTGCGGCCCTACGCGCGGAACATCAACCTGCTCAACGCGCAGCCCGGCATCCTCAACCCGTACCGGGTGGTCGCCGAGCCGCAGATCGAGCACTTCATGGACGAGGACGACCCCGAGCGTTCGTGGCGTCGGGAGAAGGCCCTCGCGGGCGCGACCCGGCGTCGTCTCGTGCTCGACGTCCTCACCGGTGTCCTGCCGTACGAGGTCTCGCGGATGGCGCAGACCCGGATCGTGCTGCTGCGCGCCGTCCGCGCGGTCGGCGGCCGGTTCGACGCCGACCCCGGCCAGGTCATCGACGCGCTGCGCCGCGACTCCAGCGAGCACCACGAGCACGCCGTCGTCGTCGCGGACTTCCTCGACGAGATGCGCGAGCGGATGGCGCTGCTCATCCCGGAGACCGACGCGGACCCGTACGCCGAGACCCGCGACGACCGGATGACCGTGCTGACCATGGCGGGGCTGACGCTGCCCAAGGACGGCGTCCCCCGCGAGTACTGGACGGACGCGGAATCACTCGGCGTCGAGATGCTGAACCTCGCCGCGTGGCTGACGCAGCGGTCGGTGTACGAGAAGCCGAAGGAACTGCGCAAGGGCGTCTGGATCGACGAGGCGTTCTTCCTCTCCGAGGTCCCGACCGGTCGCGTGCTGATGAACCGCTTCGCGCGTGACTCGCGTAAATGGAACGTCCGGGTGCTGCTGTCCTCGCAGATCCCCGCGGACTTCCTGAAGATCCAGGGTTTCGTGGCGCTGCTGGACTCGGTGTTCGTCGGACGGCTCGACGACGACGACGCCCAGGCCGACGCGCTGCGGCTGCTGAAGGTCCCGGTCGGCGTCGGCTACGAACAGGTCGTCGCCGCGCTGGGCCGCCGTCCCGGCTCGCAACGCGATCTCCAGCGGGACGTCGATCCACGGCAGTTCATCTTCGGTGACGGTGCCGGCGGCGTGGAACGGATCCGCGTCGACTTCTCCGGGCCGCACCTGGAGCACCTGCGCCGGGTCATGGACACCACGCCCGGTTCAGCCGACGCCAAGCCGTCGAGGCCGGGCAACGAACTCGCGGTCCCGCAGGAGAAGCAGTTCGTGGCGGCACCGCCGGAGGAAGACGATTTCGAGCTCGAAGAGGACCTCGAGCTCGCGGCCGAACTCGAAGTCGGCCTCACCGACGAACAAATGCTCGGCGCCCCGGACCCGTTGGCGGCCGAAACCGGAGAAGTGCAAGGAGCCGTTCAAAACGGCCACAACGGGAACGGGAGCCAAGGCGAGCAGCACGCGCGCGCCGGCAAGGGTGGCACCGGCAGGGATGCCGCATGAACACGGTGATCACACTGGCGTTCGTGCTCGCGTTCGCCGCCGGCTGGCACGCGCTGCGCCGCCGTCTGAAAGAGGGGCCCCGACCGGGCAAGACCAGACCCAGCCGCCGCGCGACGATGTTCGTCGTCATGCTCATCCTGGGCCTGCAAGCCGTGGCGACCGCTCCGGCGGCGTCGGCCGCGGCCTGTGGTGAGGCGCCGAACCCGGAACGGCCCGGCGCGGGCATGGTCGGCGCGCTGGACCCGCCCGCGACTGCCCGAGGCGAAGGCGGCAGCCCGTACAACGTCTACGGGTACGCCGGCCACGTCTGGGACACCTTCGAAACCAACTGCGGCCCGCTGGCGGGCATCACCTCGCCCAACTCCACGATCGACACGTGGGCGGGCAACCAGCTGTTCAACATCGGCAAGAACATCGTCGGTGCCACGAACTCGCTGCACTACACCGTGCTTCAGGGCAGCCTGCTCAGCCCGCTGTACAACGCCGTCAAGGCCGGGGCCGAGAAGGTCTACAACAACATCTACGCCCAGCTGTTCGGGCTGGCCGCGCTGATCATGTCGATCATGTTGTTCCGCAACATCTGGCGCGGCGATCTCTCGGCGGTCAGCAAACGGGCGCTGTACGGGCTGGCCGCGGTCTGGCTGGCCGCTTCCTCCTTGGCGCTGCTGCGGTTCCTCGACCCGATCGACAACGCGATCGTGCAGACCACCACCAACATCCAGGCCGGCTTCATCGACGAAGCCAAGACTCCTCCGCCGTCACAGCCACCGCCGCCCTCGGCGCAGCCGTGCCAGGCGACCCCGGAGGCCGTGGCCGCCCGCCAGCCGTGGGACCGGGTCCCGACCGAACTGCATTGCCGGGTCGTCTACGACAACTGGCTTCGCGGAGAGTTCGGCAGCCCGGACTCGCCGCAGGCGCTCCAGTACGGTCCGGCCCTCCTGGACGCGCGGGCCTTCACCTGGGGCCAGATCCAGCAGGGCGGCGACGCCGACACCGCGCTGGTGGACTCCAAGAAGGCCGCGTTCAAGGACATCTCGACCAAACTCGGCCCGGCGACCGGCTACTTCACCGGTGAGGACGGCAGCCGCGTCGGCGCCGGTTTCCTCTCCCTCGGCCAGGGAATCTTCTACGCCCTGTTCCAGCTGCTGGCCAAGGCCACGGTCCTGCTCGCGCAGGTGCTGATCAGGATCTTCGTTCTGACGGCGCCGCTGATCGGCCTGATCGCGTTGCTCCAGCCGCAGATCATGCAGCGCATCCTCAAGGTGGTCGGCGCGGTCGCCTTCAACCTGATGGTGCTCTCGGTGCTGGCGGGGGTGCACACCCTCCTGCTGGAAGCGATCTTCACCGCCGGGAACTCGCTTTCCCTGCTGACGAAAATGGCACTGGCGGCCATCATCACCGTGCTGCTGTTCATGGTCGGCCGTCCGGTGCGGCGGCTGTGGCAGATGGTCGAGATGTCCGTCGGCATGGTCGGCGGCGCGGTGCCGTCGCCCCGAGGCGGGCTGTTCTCCCGCTTCCGCAAGAAGAACAACGAGCAGACTCCGCAGGACGCGTTCTGGCAGAACGTGCGCGACACCGACGACGTCGTCGACGGCGACCTCCGCGGTCCCGTCGGCGCGACGATCGGCGGCGGGCGCTTCCGGCCGGAAGCGACCATTTTCGCCAGCTCCCAGCGCCTCGACAACGGATCCGGGGCGATCCGGCCCGCGGCCGCCTGGTCGGGAGCGCCGTGGCCCGGCGCGGTCGGCGGTGGTGGCGGCCTGCCCGCGCTTCCCGCCGGTGGCGGCGGGGGCGTTCCGGTGTTCGGCCAGTACAACCCGTCCGCGGGCAATCCCGGCGACTCCATGTTCACCTCCGGCGGGCGGAGCCCTGTCCAGATCCCGAGCCGCCGGGTCGACACGTCGCCGGTCGCCGACCGCCGCTGGAGCGACGAACCGGAGCCGGTCGTGGTGCCGTCGCGGATGAACTCCGCGGGTGGCGGCTACACCACGCCCGACTATTCGGGCGCCGTGCCGGTGCAAGCGGGGCCGTCGACACCGCGTCCGCGCCGTGTCGATCCCGAAGTCGTCGCGGGCAAACCGGTCTTCGTGCTGTACCGGCCTTCGCGCGGACTCGAGGTCCGCGAGGAAGTCCGCGACACAGACCACGCAGTGGGACGGTGACCCATGCCGATCCGGACCAACCGCGGGCGCACCGCGGTCTACCGCAGACTCTGGGGCTGGCCGCTGCGCTCGCCCCGCCACCTCATCGGCACGCTGGTCGTCCTCGCGGTGGTGCTCACCGCGCTGGGCATCCTGCTGCCCAAGGCCATCGGAAAACCGGGGCAGACGGCCGCGGGGACGGGTTCTTCGGCGACTTCCACGTCGCGTCCGGGCATCGCGGCGCCGGTGACCGTGACGTCGACGCTGCCGCCGAGGCTGACCACCCAGCCGCCGCCGTCTTCCGCGCCACCTGACCAGGACGGTGTCAGGGTCGCCAAGGAGTGGGTGACGGCATGGGCGAAGCATCCCGACGGCACGACGAACGAGCAGTGGCTGAACGGCTTGCGGCCGTACACCACCGAGGAGTACCTGGCCACGGAACTGACCACGGTCGACCTCGCGAGGATCACCGCGTCCA
This window encodes:
- a CDS encoding ATP-binding protein; translated protein: MFGRGGSRGKRDRDLHQGAWNPPQQVRSAQPKKAGKGRRLPGEAAIPTYTPSIAARSIDGHLLRTGYEVYAWYRLAPQRWSFRSDSQRRDLIAAIAGQYAELQGRWLHLRVTNRPYPIRMWAEAHVHNAVGRPQDVQGALSFDDYLIGEQQQLMGRSMAEKEVYLGVQVQTRRMIDRAVESAAPVLRKILPEAVDAELAALDSEVEHLDQVIGSAGLEGRPVHAEEMSWLMHRSCSLGLPAPRNMPAVPGAAWEPEDLASFTDAADFHAEPYAPTVTVRGRTGSNAGVSRHLAVLTVGQMHGLQIPEVDDPWIQHADRLPAAVEVSARIYVRRPEEVAGELQRQMNKVRSQVKHYTDEHELEPPQSLARQAGRVLEIDDEMTSGFTALATRVRSWWRLAVSGPTERDALRLAQQLLDLYKPKIAVEHPEAQYALAREFIPGEPLASAAYMRRGSVVWASSSVPTATAEVGDRRGILLGETVTATRRPVAWDPWMAQEIRDGSGLTAMVAGLGGGKSFLGGGIVYKTLRAGAHWTILDPSGPLSRLCDLPELRPYARNINLLNAQPGILNPYRVVAEPQIEHFMDEDDPERSWRREKALAGATRRRLVLDVLTGVLPYEVSRMAQTRIVLLRAVRAVGGRFDADPGQVIDALRRDSSEHHEHAVVVADFLDEMRERMALLIPETDADPYAETRDDRMTVLTMAGLTLPKDGVPREYWTDAESLGVEMLNLAAWLTQRSVYEKPKELRKGVWIDEAFFLSEVPTGRVLMNRFARDSRKWNVRVLLSSQIPADFLKIQGFVALLDSVFVGRLDDDDAQADALRLLKVPVGVGYEQVVAALGRRPGSQRDLQRDVDPRQFIFGDGAGGVERIRVDFSGPHLEHLRRVMDTTPGSADAKPSRPGNELAVPQEKQFVAAPPEEDDFELEEDLELAAELEVGLTDEQMLGAPDPLAAETGEVQGAVQNGHNGNGSQGEQHARAGKGGTGRDAA